The genome window TAATTATATTTTCTGAACAGGTGTATACAGCAACTCAGCAATACCGACCGTTTTGACCCCGATGCGGACGTAAAGGGGCGTGCGATTGGCAATAGCCGCGGGTAATGTATAATTAAACGTCAGATTTTTGGTCAAATCAGCCAGCGCGGTTCCTGTCAAGTTGATATTCCCCGCGTTGTTATTCGCGTCGACAAACTGAGTCGTGCCCACGTAGAGTGTTACCCGCTCAATAGCCCGCGTAGTTGACACCGGATCAACCTTACAGGTGGCTGTTAGGTTGGTGGTGTTGCGCTGGAACGTCTGATTGCGCAGGGCGTAGTAGGGTTGAACAGGCACGTCAACGGTAACGGAACCGCGTACCTGCACCGGAATCGTATCCGTGTTATCAACCCAGGGCCCATTACCGCGCAGACGGACTAAT of Tellurirhabdus bombi contains these proteins:
- a CDS encoding DUF3823 domain-containing protein; this encodes MNVRIFPFIMLAVSSFLVACEKDNYEPPKSTLSGRVIYQDQPVGVRTNGVQLELWQRGYQLFTKIPVYVAQDGSFSASLFDGDYKLVRLRGNGPWVDNTDTIPVQVRGSVTVDVPVQPYYALRNQTFQRNTTNLTATCKVDPVSTTRAIERVTLYVGTTQFVDANNNAGNINLTGTALADLTKNLTFNYTLPAAIANRTPLYVRIGVKTVGIAELLYTPVQKI